The Brasilonema sennae CENA114 genome includes a region encoding these proteins:
- a CDS encoding DUF3318 domain-containing protein, whose translation MTSYVTSSAKAEMSELRRLKGLLPPELQSWVTVEGTTEVNPPMIRCEEIGKDQVEVQIDLAKWDSLAMDQRNLLFWHEVARIQNDTIPKDGWEMAALAIGLGGAVGELWVQDGLLLVLALGLCGVSGWRLYQKNSGEKQFKELVDADEKAIALATRFGYTLPNAYKSLGSALKTLIDTTPSKRLRSRYEARLSALKRSANKAKSKSRNIDEGEI comes from the coding sequence ATGACATCCTATGTAACCTCCTCTGCTAAAGCAGAAATGAGTGAACTACGGCGGTTAAAGGGCTTATTACCACCGGAATTGCAAAGTTGGGTCACGGTTGAAGGTACAACTGAGGTTAATCCACCGATGATCCGCTGCGAAGAAATTGGCAAAGACCAAGTCGAAGTTCAAATCGATTTGGCAAAATGGGATTCACTGGCGATGGATCAGCGCAATTTACTATTTTGGCACGAAGTAGCCCGCATTCAAAATGATACTATTCCCAAAGATGGTTGGGAAATGGCGGCGTTGGCGATTGGTTTGGGCGGCGCTGTCGGTGAGTTGTGGGTACAGGATGGATTGTTGCTAGTATTAGCTTTGGGTTTGTGCGGAGTTTCCGGCTGGCGACTTTATCAAAAGAATAGTGGCGAAAAGCAATTCAAAGAATTAGTTGATGCGGACGAGAAAGCGATCGCCTTAGCAACTCGCTTCGGTTACACTCTCCCTAATGCCTACAAAAGTCTGGGTAGCGCCTTGAAAACCCTTATTGACACCACACCCAGCAAGCGCCTGCGTTCTAGATACGAAGCACGGCTGTCTGCCCTTAAGCGTAGTGCCAATAAGGCAAAATCAAAATCTAGGAATATCGATGAGGGCGAAATTTAA
- a CDS encoding esterase-like activity of phytase family protein — MYIMGWAFALWAGAPHPRGPGGGRISYNTRVQKFSLDVDRNTGAIANFQVLETILFTKDGQNFNGLNPTLLNGNAGTLGLSFDPEGFAVAPNGHFYVSDEYDTSVYEFKPDGSFLRAFTIPENLIPKEANGKLNFVDGRPTITNGRQDNRGFEGLTLLPDGSKLYAVLQGPLVNEGSNGGSPDGRLSGNLRLVEFDTATGKSTDQYIYQLESLADINSRIPGTKDDFAATSQGRNIGLSSITALNEKEFLVIERDNRGFGVDALNNLVQDPTQTPLPVGSKRVYKIDLTGATDVSTISLANTNTLPTGVNPVSKSLFLDIAATLSPDNPGDWTKIAEKMEGLAIGPRLNDGSYALLIGTDNDFSVTQDDNSTQFDICTNANGTSYSKRPIDSGCPNGQKLIPGFLYSFKVSSAELGRFIPAQKVPEATTTTGLMLLGLSGLWLRRRSHT; from the coding sequence ATGTATATTATGGGTTGGGCGTTCGCCCTTTGGGCGGGTGCTCCGCACCCTCGCGGTCCCGGTGGTGGCAGAATTTCGTATAACACACGAGTACAAAAGTTTTCTTTAGATGTTGATCGCAACACAGGGGCAATTGCAAATTTTCAAGTACTAGAAACAATTTTGTTCACAAAAGATGGTCAAAATTTTAACGGATTGAACCCCACATTGCTGAATGGCAATGCAGGAACTCTTGGTTTAAGTTTTGACCCAGAAGGCTTTGCTGTTGCTCCTAATGGTCATTTCTATGTGTCTGATGAGTATGATACATCTGTGTATGAATTCAAACCTGATGGTTCATTCTTACGGGCATTTACCATTCCAGAAAATTTAATTCCTAAAGAAGCGAATGGCAAGCTCAACTTTGTCGATGGTCGTCCTACCATTACCAATGGACGCCAAGATAATCGAGGATTTGAAGGCTTAACTCTCCTACCTGATGGTAGCAAACTCTATGCTGTACTACAAGGTCCCTTAGTGAACGAAGGTTCTAACGGTGGTTCACCAGACGGACGACTCAGTGGCAATTTACGATTAGTAGAATTTGACACAGCAACTGGAAAAAGTACGGATCAGTACATCTATCAGCTAGAGAGTTTAGCAGACATTAACTCCCGCATTCCTGGGACAAAAGATGATTTTGCGGCAACTTCCCAAGGGCGTAATATTGGTCTGAGTTCTATTACTGCGCTTAATGAAAAGGAATTCCTAGTCATAGAAAGAGATAATCGCGGGTTTGGGGTGGACGCACTGAATAATTTGGTACAAGATCCAACCCAGACACCACTACCTGTTGGTAGCAAGCGAGTGTACAAAATTGATTTAACGGGTGCAACTGATGTCAGCACAATCAGTTTGGCAAACACCAATACATTACCCACAGGTGTTAACCCAGTAAGTAAATCTTTATTTTTGGATATTGCTGCAACTTTGAGTCCTGACAATCCAGGTGATTGGACAAAGATAGCAGAAAAGATGGAAGGTCTGGCAATTGGTCCGCGACTCAATGATGGTTCTTATGCCCTGCTGATTGGGACGGACAATGATTTTAGTGTCACCCAAGACGACAATTCTACTCAGTTTGACATTTGTACCAATGCCAATGGTACCAGCTATAGCAAGAGACCGATTGACAGTGGCTGCCCAAATGGTCAAAAGTTAATTCCTGGGTTCCTTTACTCGTTTAAAGTGAGTTCTGCTGAACTTGGCAGATTTATCCCAGCACAAAAAGTGCCAGAAGCGACAACAACTACTGGGCTTATGTTACTGGGTTTAAGCGGTTTATGGCTCAGACGGCGGAGTCATACTTAA
- a CDS encoding 7-carboxy-7-deazaguanine synthase QueE, with translation MTLKTTVTPTARLIEVFSAIQGEGLNVGTRQIFIRFALCDLRCHFCDSAHTWNAPATCRIEQTPGLRDFKIYSNPVSLPMLLEWVERQNLPCLHDTITLTGGEPLLHTPFLVEFLPQVRSVTNLPVYLETGGHRPDLLNSILPLIDSVGMDFKMPSTSGENRWREHAEFLQLCWTSQVEVFVKIIVSQTTNPTELERSAQLVASVNPSIPVFLQSVTPLDDPSAFKQLPVVAPSPSQVLNWQALMKRFLKCVRVVPQTHKMLNQL, from the coding sequence ATGACCCTTAAGACTACTGTTACACCTACCGCACGCCTGATAGAGGTCTTTTCCGCCATACAAGGGGAAGGACTGAATGTGGGAACACGTCAAATTTTCATTCGTTTTGCTCTTTGTGACTTGCGTTGTCACTTTTGCGATAGCGCACATACTTGGAATGCACCTGCTACTTGTAGGATAGAGCAAACCCCTGGATTACGTGACTTTAAAATTTACTCGAATCCTGTTTCACTACCCATGTTACTAGAATGGGTTGAGCGACAAAACTTGCCTTGTCTACACGATACCATTACCTTAACGGGTGGCGAACCACTTTTACACACCCCATTTTTGGTAGAATTTTTACCCCAAGTACGCTCAGTGACAAATTTACCTGTATACTTGGAAACAGGTGGACATCGTCCAGATCTACTGAATAGTATACTACCACTAATAGACTCTGTGGGAATGGATTTCAAAATGCCTAGTACAAGTGGCGAAAATCGTTGGCGAGAACATGCAGAATTTCTTCAGCTGTGTTGGACATCACAAGTAGAAGTTTTTGTGAAAATCATTGTTTCTCAAACAACAAATCCCACTGAGTTAGAACGCTCTGCCCAATTGGTAGCATCTGTCAATCCATCTATTCCTGTATTTTTACAATCTGTCACGCCATTAGATGATCCTAGTGCGTTCAAACAACTACCAGTGGTAGCTCCCTCTCCCAGTCAAGTCTTAAATTGGCAAGCTTTAATGAAGCGTTTTCTCAAGTGTGTACGTGTCGTTCCTCAAACTCATAAAATGCTGAATCAACTTTAA
- a CDS encoding anti-sigma factor antagonist (This anti-anti-sigma factor, or anti-sigma factor antagonist, belongs to a family that includes characterized members SpoIIAA, RsbV, RsfA, and RsfB.) — translation MATKVQGFMTTSQPKEVNFPVTFSNDTAIVQVPVRLSVLEAVAFKQTCQEITLANPDTRQIIIDFHQTTFMDSSGLGALVSNLKIAHEKNIEFILRNVTPQVMSVLNLTGLDKVFSIESQGQTSSKSQLEGLPTTHPSVRSWMKRFIDIVGSLVGLLIVGVLFIPIAVAIRLDSPGPIFFSQIRCGWMGKRFLIWKFRSMYIDAEAKKAELEKQNQVQGAFFKIDNDPRITKVGRFLRRTSLDELPQFWNVFKGEMSLVGTRPPTPDEVERYEVPEWQRLDVKPGMTGEWQVNGRSSIRKFEDVIRLDLQYQKNWNLIYDLMLIFKTVAILFKKNSGAV, via the coding sequence ATGGCAACGAAAGTGCAGGGTTTCATGACGACTAGCCAACCCAAAGAGGTAAATTTTCCGGTGACGTTCTCAAATGACACGGCAATTGTGCAGGTACCAGTGCGGTTGAGCGTGCTTGAGGCTGTAGCCTTTAAGCAAACCTGCCAAGAGATTACTCTAGCAAATCCCGATACTAGACAAATTATCATTGACTTTCACCAAACTACTTTTATGGATAGTAGTGGTTTAGGTGCCTTGGTCAGTAATTTGAAAATTGCTCATGAAAAAAATATCGAATTTATACTACGGAATGTGACCCCTCAGGTTATGTCAGTACTTAACCTGACAGGACTGGACAAAGTCTTTTCTATTGAGTCTCAAGGGCAAACATCATCAAAAAGCCAATTAGAAGGACTACCAACGACACATCCTTCTGTTCGTTCTTGGATGAAACGGTTTATAGACATAGTTGGATCACTAGTTGGTTTGCTGATTGTAGGAGTTTTGTTTATCCCTATTGCTGTGGCTATTCGACTCGATAGTCCCGGTCCAATTTTCTTTAGTCAAATTCGTTGTGGTTGGATGGGCAAACGCTTTCTGATTTGGAAATTCCGCTCAATGTATATTGACGCAGAAGCGAAAAAAGCCGAACTAGAAAAACAGAACCAGGTTCAAGGAGCATTTTTCAAAATAGACAACGATCCACGAATAACCAAGGTCGGACGCTTTTTGCGTCGAACCAGCCTAGATGAACTACCCCAATTTTGGAATGTTTTCAAAGGAGAGATGAGTTTAGTCGGTACCAGACCACCTACACCAGATGAAGTAGAGCGCTATGAAGTTCCAGAGTGGCAACGTTTGGATGTTAAACCAGGAATGACCGGAGAATGGCAGGTAAATGGACGGTCTAGTATCCGTAAATTTGAAGACGTCATTCGTTTAGATTTACAGTATCAAAAAAACTGGAATTTAATCTACGATTTGATGTTAATTTTTAAAACAGTAGCCATCTTATTTAAGAAAAACAGTGGCGCTGTTTAA